The Anguilla rostrata isolate EN2019 unplaced genomic scaffold, ASM1855537v3 scaf0389, whole genome shotgun sequence genome window below encodes:
- the LOC135246481 gene encoding immunoglobulin superfamily member 3-like isoform X5, protein MTRNYYLKSSSYLYSLSFTAQRTNRVSGREESPEEESSDTVMPPHCAVLVLFSKVYGLLGKNIVQPHALMTAQLGDTVTLPCFYAKDDVLWYRWFKQPLGQKPEQLLMIKNSEPYTIDFNDFINSTRLSAKAAKGSSNLTVSQVEPSDSATYYCAIVLYNDITFGEGTTLMVLGSESHGRTVVLQQPESESVQPGDSVTLQCTVHTETCAGEHSVYWFRQGSGESPPGIIYTHGTRSDECQRSSGAVSPTQSCVYNFPKRNLSPSDAGTYYCAVATCGEILFGNGTKLDFEGEKAMMIAKELHQTTK, encoded by the exons ATGACAAGAAATTATTACCTCAAGTCCTCCTCTTATCTGTACAGTTTGAGTTTTACAGCGCAGAGGACAAACAGGGTCTCAGGCAGAGAAGAGTCTCCAGAAGAGGAGAGTTCAGATACAGTGATGCCACCACACTGTGCTGTCcttgtgcttttcagcaaagtct atggtcTGCTTGGGAAGAACATAGTTCAGCCTCACGCGCTTATGACAGctcagctgggagacactgtgactctccCATGTTTCTATGCTAAAGATGATGTGCTATGGTACAGATGGTTTAAGCAGCCTCTTGGACAGAAGCCTGAGCAAttgttaatgataaaaaattcTGAACCTTATACTATAGATTTCAATGATTTTATAAACAGTACACGCCTCAGTGCTAAAGCAGCAAAGGGGAGCTCGAACCTGACTGTGTCACAAGTAGAGCCGTCGGATTCAGCCACATACTACTGCGCTATTGTGCTCTACAATGATATCACCTTTGGAGAAGGAACTACATTAATGGTCCTGG GGTCAGAGTCACACGGCAGGACAGTAGTACTGCAGCAGCCCGAGTCTGAGTCAGTGCAGCCAggagactctgtgactctgcagtgtacagtacacactgagacctgtgcaggagaacacagtgtgtactggttCAGACAGGGCTCAGGAGAGTCCCCTCCAGGAATCATTTACACCCATGGAACCAGGAGTGATGAGTGCCagaggagctctggggctgtgtctcccacacagagctgtgtctacaacttccccaagaggaacctcagcccctctgatgctgggacttactactgtgctgtggccacCTGTGGGGAGATCCTGTTTGGGAACGGGACCAAGCTGGACTTTGAGG GAGAAAAGGCTATGATGATTGCAAAG GAGCTGCATCAAACAACCAAGTGA
- the LOC135246481 gene encoding uncharacterized protein LOC135246481 isoform X2: MTRNYYLKSSSYLYSLSFTAQRTNRVSGREESPEEESSDTVMPPHCAVLVLFSKVYGLLGKNIVQPHALMTAQLGDTVTLPCFYAKDDVLWYRWFKQPLGQKPEQLLMIKNSEPYTIDFNDFINSTRLSAKAAKGSSNLTVSQVEPSDSATYYCAIVLYNDITFGEGTTLMVLGSESHGRTVVLQQPESESVQPGDSVTLQCTVHTETCAGEHSVYWFRQGSGESPPGIIYTHGTRSDECQRSSGAVSPTQSCVYNFPKRNLSPSDAGTYYCAVATCGEILFGNGTKLDFEGNKALSLYCLTGALMLSVILNIVLALTRRKGYDDCKGAASNNQVSGEDLANRVKRQKCITLL; the protein is encoded by the exons ATGACAAGAAATTATTACCTCAAGTCCTCCTCTTATCTGTACAGTTTGAGTTTTACAGCGCAGAGGACAAACAGGGTCTCAGGCAGAGAAGAGTCTCCAGAAGAGGAGAGTTCAGATACAGTGATGCCACCACACTGTGCTGTCcttgtgcttttcagcaaagtct atggtcTGCTTGGGAAGAACATAGTTCAGCCTCACGCGCTTATGACAGctcagctgggagacactgtgactctccCATGTTTCTATGCTAAAGATGATGTGCTATGGTACAGATGGTTTAAGCAGCCTCTTGGACAGAAGCCTGAGCAAttgttaatgataaaaaattcTGAACCTTATACTATAGATTTCAATGATTTTATAAACAGTACACGCCTCAGTGCTAAAGCAGCAAAGGGGAGCTCGAACCTGACTGTGTCACAAGTAGAGCCGTCGGATTCAGCCACATACTACTGCGCTATTGTGCTCTACAATGATATCACCTTTGGAGAAGGAACTACATTAATGGTCCTGG GGTCAGAGTCACACGGCAGGACAGTAGTACTGCAGCAGCCCGAGTCTGAGTCAGTGCAGCCAggagactctgtgactctgcagtgtacagtacacactgagacctgtgcaggagaacacagtgtgtactggttCAGACAGGGCTCAGGAGAGTCCCCTCCAGGAATCATTTACACCCATGGAACCAGGAGTGATGAGTGCCagaggagctctggggctgtgtctcccacacagagctgtgtctacaacttccccaagaggaacctcagcccctctgatgctgggacttactactgtgctgtggccacCTGTGGGGAGATCCTGTTTGGGAACGGGACCAAGCTGGACTTTGAGG gaaATAAAGCCCTTTCTCTTTATTGCTTGACGGGAGCTTTGATGTTGAGCGTGATCCTAAATATTGTTCTTGCTCTGACCAGGAGAAAAGGCTATGATGATTGCAAAG GAGCTGCATCAAACAACCAAGTGAGCGGAGAAGACTTAGCgaac agagtCAAGAGGCAGAAATGCATTACGCTGCTTTGA
- the LOC135246481 gene encoding immunoglobulin superfamily member 3-like isoform X3, with the protein MTRNYYLKSSSYLYSLSFTAQRTNRVSGREESPEEESSDTVMPPHCAVLVLFSKVYGLLGKNIVQPHALMTAQLGDTVTLPCFYAKDDVLWYRWFKQPLGQKPEQLLMIKNSEPYTIDFNDFINSTRLSAKAAKGSSNLTVSQVEPSDSATYYCAIVLYNDITFGEGTTLMVLGSESHGRTVVLQQPESESVQPGDSVTLQCTVHTETCAGEHSVYWFRQGSGESPPGIIYTHGTRSDECQRSSGAVSPTQSCVYNFPKRNLSPSDAGTYYCAVATCGEILFGNGTKLDFEGAASNNQVSGEDLANKQSQEAEMHYAALNKREVEKEYEVMRFRDRK; encoded by the exons ATGACAAGAAATTATTACCTCAAGTCCTCCTCTTATCTGTACAGTTTGAGTTTTACAGCGCAGAGGACAAACAGGGTCTCAGGCAGAGAAGAGTCTCCAGAAGAGGAGAGTTCAGATACAGTGATGCCACCACACTGTGCTGTCcttgtgcttttcagcaaagtct atggtcTGCTTGGGAAGAACATAGTTCAGCCTCACGCGCTTATGACAGctcagctgggagacactgtgactctccCATGTTTCTATGCTAAAGATGATGTGCTATGGTACAGATGGTTTAAGCAGCCTCTTGGACAGAAGCCTGAGCAAttgttaatgataaaaaattcTGAACCTTATACTATAGATTTCAATGATTTTATAAACAGTACACGCCTCAGTGCTAAAGCAGCAAAGGGGAGCTCGAACCTGACTGTGTCACAAGTAGAGCCGTCGGATTCAGCCACATACTACTGCGCTATTGTGCTCTACAATGATATCACCTTTGGAGAAGGAACTACATTAATGGTCCTGG GGTCAGAGTCACACGGCAGGACAGTAGTACTGCAGCAGCCCGAGTCTGAGTCAGTGCAGCCAggagactctgtgactctgcagtgtacagtacacactgagacctgtgcaggagaacacagtgtgtactggttCAGACAGGGCTCAGGAGAGTCCCCTCCAGGAATCATTTACACCCATGGAACCAGGAGTGATGAGTGCCagaggagctctggggctgtgtctcccacacagagctgtgtctacaacttccccaagaggaacctcagcccctctgatgctgggacttactactgtgctgtggccacCTGTGGGGAGATCCTGTTTGGGAACGGGACCAAGCTGGACTTTGAGG GAGCTGCATCAAACAACCAAGTGAGCGGAGAAGACTTAGCgaacaaacag agtCAAGAGGCAGAAATGCATTACGCTGCTTTGAACAAGAGGGAAGTGGAGAAGGAATATGAGGTTATGAGATTTAGAGACCGCAAGTGA
- the LOC135246481 gene encoding immunoglobulin superfamily member 3-like isoform X4, with amino-acid sequence MTRNYYLKSSSYLYSLSFTAQRTNRVSGREESPEEESSDTVMPPHCAVLVLFSKVYGLLGKNIVQPHALMTAQLGDTVTLPCFYAKDDVLWYRWFKQPLGQKPEQLLMIKNSEPYTIDFNDFINSTRLSAKAAKGSSNLTVSQVEPSDSATYYCAIVLYNDITFGEGTTLMVLGSESHGRTVVLQQPESESVQPGDSVTLQCTVHTETCAGEHSVYWFRQGSGESPPGIIYTHGTRSDECQRSSGAVSPTQSCVYNFPKRNLSPSDAGTYYCAVATCGEILFGNGTKLDFEGAASNNQVSGEDLANRVKRQKCITLL; translated from the exons ATGACAAGAAATTATTACCTCAAGTCCTCCTCTTATCTGTACAGTTTGAGTTTTACAGCGCAGAGGACAAACAGGGTCTCAGGCAGAGAAGAGTCTCCAGAAGAGGAGAGTTCAGATACAGTGATGCCACCACACTGTGCTGTCcttgtgcttttcagcaaagtct atggtcTGCTTGGGAAGAACATAGTTCAGCCTCACGCGCTTATGACAGctcagctgggagacactgtgactctccCATGTTTCTATGCTAAAGATGATGTGCTATGGTACAGATGGTTTAAGCAGCCTCTTGGACAGAAGCCTGAGCAAttgttaatgataaaaaattcTGAACCTTATACTATAGATTTCAATGATTTTATAAACAGTACACGCCTCAGTGCTAAAGCAGCAAAGGGGAGCTCGAACCTGACTGTGTCACAAGTAGAGCCGTCGGATTCAGCCACATACTACTGCGCTATTGTGCTCTACAATGATATCACCTTTGGAGAAGGAACTACATTAATGGTCCTGG GGTCAGAGTCACACGGCAGGACAGTAGTACTGCAGCAGCCCGAGTCTGAGTCAGTGCAGCCAggagactctgtgactctgcagtgtacagtacacactgagacctgtgcaggagaacacagtgtgtactggttCAGACAGGGCTCAGGAGAGTCCCCTCCAGGAATCATTTACACCCATGGAACCAGGAGTGATGAGTGCCagaggagctctggggctgtgtctcccacacagagctgtgtctacaacttccccaagaggaacctcagcccctctgatgctgggacttactactgtgctgtggccacCTGTGGGGAGATCCTGTTTGGGAACGGGACCAAGCTGGACTTTGAGG GAGCTGCATCAAACAACCAAGTGAGCGGAGAAGACTTAGCgaac agagtCAAGAGGCAGAAATGCATTACGCTGCTTTGA
- the LOC135246481 gene encoding uncharacterized protein LOC135246481 isoform X1 → MTRNYYLKSSSYLYSLSFTAQRTNRVSGREESPEEESSDTVMPPHCAVLVLFSKVYGLLGKNIVQPHALMTAQLGDTVTLPCFYAKDDVLWYRWFKQPLGQKPEQLLMIKNSEPYTIDFNDFINSTRLSAKAAKGSSNLTVSQVEPSDSATYYCAIVLYNDITFGEGTTLMVLGSESHGRTVVLQQPESESVQPGDSVTLQCTVHTETCAGEHSVYWFRQGSGESPPGIIYTHGTRSDECQRSSGAVSPTQSCVYNFPKRNLSPSDAGTYYCAVATCGEILFGNGTKLDFEGNKALSLYCLTGALMLSVILNIVLALTRRKGYDDCKGAASNNQVSGEDLANKQSQEAEMHYAALNKREVEKEYEVMRFRDRK, encoded by the exons ATGACAAGAAATTATTACCTCAAGTCCTCCTCTTATCTGTACAGTTTGAGTTTTACAGCGCAGAGGACAAACAGGGTCTCAGGCAGAGAAGAGTCTCCAGAAGAGGAGAGTTCAGATACAGTGATGCCACCACACTGTGCTGTCcttgtgcttttcagcaaagtct atggtcTGCTTGGGAAGAACATAGTTCAGCCTCACGCGCTTATGACAGctcagctgggagacactgtgactctccCATGTTTCTATGCTAAAGATGATGTGCTATGGTACAGATGGTTTAAGCAGCCTCTTGGACAGAAGCCTGAGCAAttgttaatgataaaaaattcTGAACCTTATACTATAGATTTCAATGATTTTATAAACAGTACACGCCTCAGTGCTAAAGCAGCAAAGGGGAGCTCGAACCTGACTGTGTCACAAGTAGAGCCGTCGGATTCAGCCACATACTACTGCGCTATTGTGCTCTACAATGATATCACCTTTGGAGAAGGAACTACATTAATGGTCCTGG GGTCAGAGTCACACGGCAGGACAGTAGTACTGCAGCAGCCCGAGTCTGAGTCAGTGCAGCCAggagactctgtgactctgcagtgtacagtacacactgagacctgtgcaggagaacacagtgtgtactggttCAGACAGGGCTCAGGAGAGTCCCCTCCAGGAATCATTTACACCCATGGAACCAGGAGTGATGAGTGCCagaggagctctggggctgtgtctcccacacagagctgtgtctacaacttccccaagaggaacctcagcccctctgatgctgggacttactactgtgctgtggccacCTGTGGGGAGATCCTGTTTGGGAACGGGACCAAGCTGGACTTTGAGG gaaATAAAGCCCTTTCTCTTTATTGCTTGACGGGAGCTTTGATGTTGAGCGTGATCCTAAATATTGTTCTTGCTCTGACCAGGAGAAAAGGCTATGATGATTGCAAAG GAGCTGCATCAAACAACCAAGTGAGCGGAGAAGACTTAGCgaacaaacag agtCAAGAGGCAGAAATGCATTACGCTGCTTTGAACAAGAGGGAAGTGGAGAAGGAATATGAGGTTATGAGATTTAGAGACCGCAAGTGA